A region from the Cherax quadricarinatus isolate ZL_2023a chromosome 44, ASM3850222v1, whole genome shotgun sequence genome encodes:
- the LOC128697383 gene encoding transcription factor E2F5-like, with product MADIPPSRQEKSLGLLTSKFVSLLQEAEDGVLDIKSAADQLAVRQKRRIYDITNVLEGIGLIEKKSKNSIVWKGGGPGSNTQEFTDRATMLKEEISELDQHEKMLDQHRQYVQQSIKNITEDLSNYKMAYVNHEDICSCFQGDTLLAIQAPSGTQLEVPIPQMVNGDKKYQIHLKSESGPIYVLLVNQDQEHAPPLVVQVPPPSTVMKQESEGRGMKRVASPPPIQPPSSRPRVTPQKGVTAHTPTARSPSHPEGGEVAETAPVSRRVPRKASAGVSSVTEALAPRRARKRQEAAAAAAAAAAAAAAAAAAQLSAASDVMIKNENIEETVPVPIVKQEQQEDSSSTSPVFACTPDTVLSTMGEGLVEELISAEMFAPLLRLSPPPSERDYMFNLDETEGVCDFFDVPMLNSLSTDLQ from the exons ATGGCTGATATACCTCCCAGCAGACAAGAAAAGTCTCTTGGTTTATTAACCTCAAAGTTCGTATCTCTTCTGCAGGAGGCTGAGGATGGCGTCTTGGATATTAAGTCT GCTGCTGATCAACTGGCTGTTCGACAAAAGAGAAGAATATATGATATTACTAATGTGCTGGAGGGAATTGGGCTCATTGAGAAAAAGAGTAAGAACTCCATCGTATGGAAAGGTGGGGGGCCAGGCTCTAACACACAGGAGTTCACTGACCGCGCCACTATGCTGAAAGAAGAAATTTCCGAGCTTGACCAGCATGAGAAAATGCTTGATCAGCATAGACAG TATGTACAACAGAGTATTAAAAACATTACTGAAGACCTTAGTAACTATAAAATGGCGTATGTGAATCATGAAGATATTTGCAGCTGCTTCCAGGGTGATACGTTGTTAGCCATACAGGCACCGTCAGGAACACAGCTAGAAGTTCCCATCCCTCAGATG GTAAATGGTGATAAAAAATATCAGATTCACCTTAAGTCGGAGAGTGGGCCTATATATGTGCTGCTAGTCAACCAAGATCAGGAGCATGCCCCACCTTTAGTGGTGCAG GTTCCGCCCCCATCAACTGTAATGAAGCAAGAATCAGAGGGACGTGGCATGAAAAGAGTAGCATCACCACCTCCCATCCAGCCGCCTTCTTCACGTCCTCGTGTAACTCCACAGAAAGGTGTCACAGCTCACACACCAACTGCACGCAGTCCTTCACATCCTGAA GGTGGTGAAGTAGCAGAAACTGCTCCCGTATCTCGTAGAGTACCACGTAAAGCTTCAGCAGGGGTTAGTAGTGTCACAGAAGCACTGGCACCTAGAAGAGCACGCAAGAGACAGGAAGCGGCAGCTGCTGccgcggcggcagcagcagcagcagcagcagcagcagcagcacagttaTCAGCTG CATCTGATGTGATGATAAAGAATGAGAATATTGAAGAAACAGTGCCAGTCCCCATTGTTAAGCAGGAGCAGCAAGAGGATAGCTCATCCACATCACCAGTATTTGCATGTACCCCAG ATACTGTGTTGTCAACTATGGGAGAAGGTTTAGTTGAGGAATTAATATCTGCAGAAA TGTTTGCACCTTTACTGCGACTAAGCCCACCCCCCTCAGAGCGAGACTACATGTTCAACCTGGATGAGACAGAGGGTGTATGTGACTTCTTCGATGTTCCGATGTTGAATTCGCTCAGTACAGACTTACAGTGA